The following is a genomic window from Flavobacteriales bacterium.
CCGGATGAGCACCCCCCCCGAACGCTATGCCCTGGTCACCGGGGCCTCCCGTGGCATCGGCCGCGCGGTGGCCGTCGCGCTGGCCGCCGACCACGGGCTGCACATCCTGGTGAACTATGCCAAAGGGGCCGAGCAGGCGGCGGAGACCGCCCGCATGGTCCGTGCGCACGGGGTGAAGGCCGAGACCCTCGGCTTCGACGTCACCGACCGGGAGGCCGCGCACGCGGCCATCGCCGCTTGGACCGAAGCACATCCCGAGGCCCGCATCGACGTGCTGGTGAACAACGCCGGCATCACCAAGGACAATCTGTTCGTCTTCCTACAGCCCGAGGACTGGCACGCGGTGATCGACACCAGCCTGCACGGCTTCTTCAACGTCACCAGTGCGGTGATGCAGAAGATGGTCCGCCAGCGGTCGGGCCGCATCATCAATGTGGTGAGCGTCTCTGGTGCGAAGGGTGTGGCCGGGCAGACGAACTACAGCGCCGCGAAGGCCGCCATCATCGGCGCCACGCGCAGCCTGGCCCAGGAGGTGGCCAAACGGAAGATCACCGTCAACGCGGTGGCCCCGGGCTTCATCCGCACGGACATGACCAAGGACCTGCCGGTGGACCAGCTCAAGGGCATGATCCCCATGGAGCGCTTCGGCGAACCCGAGGAGGTGGCCCATGCGGTGTCCTTCCTGGCCTCACCGCGCGCCAGCTACATCACCGGCGAGGTGATCCACGTCAACGGCGGCATCCATTCCTGATCGCACTGTGGAACGCGTCGTCATCACCGGCATGGGGATCTGGTCCTGCCTCGGCAAGGACCTGGCGGAGGTGTCCGAGAGCCTGCGCATCGGCCGTTCGGGCATCGTGTTCGACCCGGTGCGCAAGGAGATGGGCTTCCGCAGCGCCCTTACCGGCAAGGTGGACATGCCCGACCTGAAGGCCGAACTGGGCCGCCGCCAGCGTGTGGGCATGGCCGAGGAGTGCTTCTATGCCTATGCGGCCACCGCGCAGGCCTTCCGGCAGGCCGGCATCATCGAGCAGACCTTCCTGGACCACGAGGTGGGCATCCTGTACGGCAACGACAGCAGTGCGATGGCAGTGGTGGAAGGGGTGGATGCCCTGCGGCGCAAGAAGGACACCACTCTCATCGGATCGGGCTCCATCTTCCAGTCGATGAACTCGACGGTGACGATGAACCTGGCCACGATCTTCCGGCTGCGGGGCATCAACTTCACCGTCAGCGGCGCCTGCGCCAGCGGTTCACACGCCATCGGCATGGGCTACCTGCTGATCAAGCAGGGGCTGCAGCGCATCGTGCTCTGCGGCGGTGCGCAGGAGGTGAACCCCATCGC
Proteins encoded in this region:
- the fabG gene encoding 3-oxoacyl-ACP reductase FabG; translation: MSTPPERYALVTGASRGIGRAVAVALAADHGLHILVNYAKGAEQAAETARMVRAHGVKAETLGFDVTDREAAHAAIAAWTEAHPEARIDVLVNNAGITKDNLFVFLQPEDWHAVIDTSLHGFFNVTSAVMQKMVRQRSGRIINVVSVSGAKGVAGQTNYSAAKAAIIGATRSLAQEVAKRKITVNAVAPGFIRTDMTKDLPVDQLKGMIPMERFGEPEEVAHAVSFLASPRASYITGEVIHVNGGIHS